A single genomic interval of Corylus avellana chromosome ca10, CavTom2PMs-1.0 harbors:
- the LOC132164288 gene encoding chitinase 2-like: MESSKLFIVTLLITQALFISHTQIHAAAPANPNLFTEYIGAEFKNVKFTDVPINPNVEFHFLLSFAIDYDTSASPSPTNGKFNVFWDSANLSPAHVASIKSTHRNVKVGLSLGGDTVGKGFAFFKPTSVDSWVSNAVSSLTGIIKENHLDGIDIDYEHFKSDPNTFAECIGRLITTLRNNKVISFASIAPFDDDQVQSHYLALWRKFGHQIDYVNFQFYAYDKGTTVPQFINFFNTQSSNYNGGKVLVSFISDGSGGLSPQNGFFTACSRLRSQQKLHGIFVWSADDSKANGFRFEKQSQELLAAPH; the protein is encoded by the coding sequence ATGGAATCCTCAAAGCTCTTCATTGTTACCCTTCTCATCACTCAAGCTCTCTTCATCTCCCACACACAAATCCACGCTGCAGCCCCTGCAAACCCAAACCTCTTCACAGAATACATCGGCGCAGAATTCAAGAACGTTAAATTCACCGATGTTCCCATAAACCCAAATGTCGAATTCCACTTCCTTCTCTCCTTCGCCATAGATTACGACACCTCAGCCTCCCCTTCTCCCACCAACGGAAAATTCAACGTCTTCTGGGACTCCGCTAATCTCAGCCCCGCCCACGTGGCATCCATCAAGAGCACCCATCGAAACGTCAAGGTGGGCTTGAGCTTAGGAGGGGATACCGTAGGAAAGGGCTTCGCTTTCTTCAAACCCACCTCAGTAGATTCATGGGTTTCGAATGCCGTTTCTTCACTCACAGGGATCATCAAAGAGAACCATTTGGATGGAATTGATATTGATTACGAGCACTTCAAATCTGATCCCAACACATTTGCAGAGTGCATCGGACGGCTCATAACAACTCTGAGAAACAACAAGGTAATCTCGTTCGCTTCTATTGCTCCATTCGATGATGATCAAGTTCAGAGCCATTACTTGGCCCTGTGGAGGAAATTCGGGCACCAAATAGATTATGTGAATTTCCAGTTTTATGCGTACGATAAGGGAACCACTGTGCctcaatttattaacttttttaacACCCAAAGCTCCAATTACAATGGCGGTAAGGTTTTGGTAAGCTTTATTAGCGATGGAAGTGGTGGATTATCGCCCCAAAATGGGTTCTTTACAGCCTGCAGTAGGCTCAGGAGTCAGCAGAAACTTCATGGGATTTTTGTTTGGTCCGCTGATGACTCCAAGGCAAATGGTTTCCGGTTCGAGAAGCAATCACAAGAACTTTTAGCTGCTCCCCACTAG